CTTTGCTTTCATGCATTTTGCAACTTCTGTTGCAAGTTGCTCCGCCTGGCGCTGTGTAGATTCGCCAAGCGAGCCGTTATTATTCTTCAATCTATATTTACACTGCCATAGgacttctctctcactcttggttcAAGAACCTTAGCAACCCACTACTTAAGATAAAGTGAATCCTCTCGCAAGCTTTTGGGCTTGAAActgaggaagatagagaaaatgtTCTGATGGGAAAGTGGTTCCCTTTGTTCTTTCATTGTTTCTCTATGAACTGGTGGATAGATACAAGGACAAACACttaccttctcttctttttccttccaaaAGCAGATGCTCCCATCGGCCTTAAAATACACAGTCCACCTTGAAAGTAACTAGGAATGTTGGGAGAGTGTGTATTGCAttcttttcccctctctgccCTCTTTTAGCGTAGGATTAAGTTGCCGAGCACGTTGCTGCAAGCTGTAGCCCCCGCCTTAGTGAATCGGTCACGTTTAGGACCCTCTAAGTCCATCCTAATTCTGCCAGTAGAATTGAGGGTATTGGAGCTCTAACCCTTCAAAAGAAAGTGCCTGCAACTCTCCAGAAAGCTAAATaccctgaaattttttttgtcattgagaTTTGTATTTTgaggaattttgtttgtttgtttattcagttTATACTTGCAAAGCTTTAGAAGAGTAAAAGGCAGGTTTGTAGAGACATTTAACAGAATGAGTGCATTTTCCATAACGTTTCTTGTGCTAAGtgttttttgaaaacaaaaacatcattATCACtgaggaaaaaaggaaataaaagtttgAATTTAAAAGTTGTATAACTTAAGAGGTGTTTATTTGAAATTTACTAGTGTAAAAATTGTTCTTAAAAGTGAAAAGTAAGCTTTCTAAGTTTAAAAACTTAACATTTGCTAGatgattacaaaataaaaaagtaacttttTTGGTTACTAGTTTAGGTGCTCATGCTGTTGGGCATTACTGCTCCAACCTTGTTTAAATCCAATAATGATGTGATTTGCTGGTGTCATGAGTATGAAATGATACTTACACATCCATAAATTCAaacttgtgactttttttttaatctcccgcTTTTTTGGTGTGTTCCCAGTAGCTGCAGCTGGAAGTCAGTGATTGGCTCCAGTGCTCCTAGAAGGATTTGGGCTGAAGCCAGGGGAATAGAACCAAAGGATTCCCTTTCCAGGGACCATCAGGCTTCTCCTGTCttatcttcccttccccctctcctggGTGCTCAGAATTTTAGTGTGGCTTCAGCAGGCCCAAGGTAGGCCTCAGCACAGTTTCACTACTCCAGTTTCTACACATCTGGCCTTtgtgcaaaataaacaaaaacttggaAAACACCAGTAAATGTTGGTTCTTGAAATTTGTGTATTATTTAATAGATGAAGATTGAACTCTACTTTCTCTTAACTCAGGATCAACTGCGAAAGGCCCTTGTGTCTCATAGAAAAATATTGCAATAAAACAGATAATTGGGGGGAAAGGCAGTTGTGGTAGGAAAAGTGGCTTTTCTTTGATAGCTTTAATTGGAATTAAAAGATTCTTGAGCTGTAaacattctttatttattcagcACACATAAGCAGGCATTGTTTTATCACCATCATAATTATGGTGTCCTTTAAACTGGCTGATAGCAGGAAAGATAAGGGATGGTGCTTGCAAATCAGATAGTCTCActcctttttccccttcctttcacctctctgcccccaccccacttctTCCTTAGTCACTAGGGTCCCCCACAGCCCTTGAAATGAGAAGAGCAAGAATATTATGGCCTTATATTTCTTATATCATTTAAGTGATTTGTACCACATTGTAATTTAAACAGTCTATAACCTCCTTGTCTGCTATGTTTATAACTGCTTTTTAGCTTGCAGAATGGGTTATCTAAAGAATTGCCTAGAGCTCACCTGTATAAAATCTCATCCACCAAGGTTTCCTGCTTTACCTTTGCTTAAATGAGAAAGCACACTCTTAGGGCTTTTTTAGAACAAAGTCTTACAAAAACCTCTTTACCTTCAAGGATTTGCAAATTTATAAAGGCTGCATTGAATTCAAGATGGGTCAGGGGGTAAAAAGGGGGCAGAAGGTCACTTCATTTTGATTCTGGGTCAATAGACAACATGGCATATACTCTGTGTCCCAAACTTCTGTTAAAGATTGGATATTTTAAAACCTAAGAACAGAAGGATGGCCCCTTTGGGAGAATTACCCTGATATATTTGAATGAtgggaaaaaccaaaaggaaaatatACTAAGTTATAATTTATTCCTCATTTTAaccatttcctcttttgtttccattttcccCTCCTCAAAAGGAGAAAAGATGTGATAACAGATAAGTTTAACTAAAGAACTAGTGAGATTTAATTGTACTATATCCTCAACTAATTTTGTCATATGACATGGTATGTTGTAATTATTGCCGTTAATTTTAGTTAACACTGTAAGGGACTTCTTTCATTCATCTAAGCAGTGTACTTACATTATTGAAGTCTTTGTGATGTTCCTTACTCTTCACTTTGAACAAAATGTGCACAGCAATCACTAAAACAAATGTATATAGTGAAGAGTTAGGTGGTGGTGCTgatggtggtatgtgtgtgttcctcatttaaattatgtatgtgtgggtgaggGCTTGGAAGAAAAAGGATTATTTTAATGCTCTTCAATACTTTAATTATATGACAGTTGTAGTGTAGAAATGCAAACGTACTCTTAGATTTTCCTTCAGGTTTTCAAAAGAACTTTTCCCATTAGCAAACTACTCCTGTAAATTGCCAGTGCATTTCCCAGTGAACCATTTAAAAGACTGTAAATGCCGTGTGCATTACTTTGCTCCAGAGGAAAGAGGTCAGACTGAATTGCTATGgtatttaaacataaaaaaaaatggggaaaataaatcaaaatagagCTTCTAAAGGTAAATTTAAGTTTAGCCTCTTCATATGGGATAAGTAAAGACAAATATGTTCAGATCTTCGCAGCCCatcactttaaaaacaaaaagtgctgttttttttttttttacaataaatgAAGAAGTGAATATTAAGAATGTATCTCAGTCTATTTGCTGCAGATGATTTTCCTTCATTGAGTAGCTCTGTTATCAAAGCTGATATACTTTCAGGATACTGTCTAGATACTCACATTTCACTAAGAAACTCAGTGCAGATCATATGCCTAAATTCACAATAATTCTCTggactcagaaataaataaataaataaatatacacatatttacatatgtatgaaaTGTTCATTTGAGCATATCCattcacatgtatacatgtactgGAGAAGCATAGAAGTTGATATATACTTCCTTTAAAAGAATTTGAATACAGTTCATCATCTGAATTGGGTTCATCTTTGATTGTAGAGGTGGCTGACATGGTCAACAAATTTATCAAAGAAATCCCTGGCTTTTGAAGAATAGTACTTCATACATCTGGGTTTGCACACCCAAGCAAAGTAAGTAAATTATTGCATAACTTTAAGCATAATTGATAACAGACACCTTTAATTTTTCATCCCATTCTTTTGGCTAGCTTTCACATTAATAATCTAAGCCATAAATGTTGGTAGCTATTGATCAAAATCCCCGGTGTGCATGCAAATCCATCTTAAAGTCCCCTGCCTTTCATGTGTGAGCGCTCAGGGGCCTCTGTTAGGTCTTTTATTGGGATCAACCCCCAATGTGCCTAGAGAAGACCCTGAACATGCAACGTGTGCTGATGACCACAAGAAAGCTGTCTGTCATATTCTGTGTGcttatgggtgcatgtgtgaacAAACCCTAGTGCTGGAgtcttacacacacaaacacacacacacacatactaggaTGGGGAAGTTATAGGAACAAAAGAATGTattatacataaagaaaaatgtacGACAAGAGTTAGAAATGTCTAAATGTAAAGGTGTCTTGCACTACAGAGACATTTCATAAGTGGTACATGTAGACATATTTGTACTATTCTTTggtctttatttttctctaattGATCTAAGGGACTAGACCTTTAGcttaaaataatacttaatattaGACTATTTTGCAAAAACACCTATATTGCCAACATTTTAAAGGTGGAAAATGCAGTAAAGAAGGTAAATTTGAGATGATTACAAAATCACAGCACTGTGTGCAGGAGGAACAGGAGTGTATGTCTAAAGAGTCAGGAACAACTGACCCTACCTGCCCCCACCCCAAGATCCTGTGGTTTtctcaaagcttttttttttttttttttagcttactatTTCTTGGCCTTTTAAGTCTTTGGCCTACCTTAtagctgggggaggggaatgggcaGGGGTGGAATGGGAGGGAGAGGGCTGGCAGTATATAAGTGCATCAGGAGGAATTTTAAAACATTGTcgctgttctattttttttaaggagcatttgttgtttttttttttggaaactttGCTTTCTGCTTAAATCTTGTGCGTTTTGCCTCCCGTTgaaactgaaagagaaaaacagggtGTGATAGATCCAGATGCAAAAGAAAGCCAACTCGGTGAACGGTATTAGCTGTGACGAGGCATTGTTCATTGCTGCCTCTCAGTTACGGTTGAAGCCTGAAATATCACGAGATCCATTCAATGATACTTCTCTCATTCATGGGACAAAAATGTAATTTCCTATAGCTCTGATTTCTTGGATGGAAATGCTAGCCTTAGATTTCAAAGGCAAGAAGTAGACATCGTGGTTTGTACACACATTGATTAAGTTGAAGAGCGGCGATTACATCTGTGCTGAGTGCAACAGTAGTCCAGGGCTGACTTTTCAAATCCCAACCTCCTGAGTTAGACTCTCTTAAATAGACTTCCTTAATTTCCGGATGTACTTCTTGAAATTCCCAATTCTCTTCAAAATTCCTGGGAAAATTAGAGGGGAgatgagggtgggggtggggaactaTGGCGGAGGTTTCCTCTTGTCAAGCAAACTACCTTTTTGTATGTCTGATtcttgatttttatctttttttttttttttttttttttttgagccatgtGTGCTCCTGCTAGCCAGACCACAGCAGGGGAAGCTGGAAGTTTTAAAtgtgaagaaagaaattattgtgtaatttttttcttgcagGTTCAGAAATATCCGTTTATTCTCTAACCACACGGATGTGTCTATTTTTGGAGGAAGAAGGAAACATGTAAATGTCTGAATTGCATTTATGCTGCTCTAGCAAACACTGTACAGTTAAGATTTTGCCGAATCTTGCAGAGCAGCCAACAAGCCTTTTGGGACCCTGGTAATACCAGCGAGAAGACCCTTGGTCTCATATGGCAATATTTTGGATATCCTTGAAAACGACCACAAATCATGCCTTCAACTGACTAAGAAGAGGTTAAATCATACTGATAATTATCCAAAATGATTTTGTTAATGCAGATTCCTGGCTTTCCTGAGAAAAATGGGAGTTTTGGAAGATTCATCTAAACTACCAGCCAATCCACCATGGACCACTGCATCATACATCAGAACTTTCTTTTCATCATTATTATGTAAAACCTCTGAAAGCACCTTGGGCGTttcacattttctcttctctccttcagaAGGAAGTAATCTGCTCCCTGGAATTCTGATCTGTCCTGGACAGGACCCTGGCGAAAGCTTGTGCTGGGGACTCTAGTAGGATGATCCCGCCTCCAATCCAGCCTGGTTAATTGCGAAAATTGTACACATTTCTGGTTTATCTATGCTTTGTTATGGGTTGGACAAGAAATTATCTCCTCCCCaatccactccccccccccccagcagagcACCGAAACCCAGTTGAATTGTTGCAGTGTTTAGAAGCTGGAGCCTTGAACTGCTTTCTTGGCCAAATAACTTTGTTTCTGGTTGTAAAAGGCATGGGGTGGGAAGTCCAGAGAAATGCAAACGTAAGTGTGTACTGGGGTGGATCACCTCCTGGTTTAACTTTGGAGCTCGAGGCtggcctccttcctcccttaagggAGATAATGGGCTATTCTGCACATTCTAGCTTAAgctccatttgctgaagaagaaaaaaaggggggtatGTCTATGTAGGCtagataatgtttttaaaatgcttttctttgAAACGGTAATAGTTGTAtcaataaaatgcaaataaagcaaaaataggcAATATTTCTTTAAAGGGGAATatactgtgtcttttttttttgtacactCACTGCTTCTGATGAAGTCTGTGAGTCAGGCTGCTTCTGAGCTCCGATAGTTTAATGGAAAGATTTATATACCAGCTGTATTATTTACTTTGGGAGGGGAGGTGGCAGTATAAGGGTATGCTAATTAGTAGGagattttggggggaaggggtggAATATCAATTTTTATTGCATCACCTGTCAGGAGTGTCCAATCAGCGTTGGCTTTAGGGGAATTAATTGATGAAGGTGTCTCCGGACGAGCTCACTTCACTCTGTCATTTTATTTGTAGCTAAAGCAGCGGCGGGAATAGCAgctgcatttcttttctctttctctcttcacattCCATTATCATAGTGCTCCAGTGGAGAAGGAAGGAATAGAGAGGCCCAGGTACTGATCCGCATCGAGGACTGCAACACACTGGCAGATCAGAAACCGGAtggttttttccttcttttttaaaaaaacgaaaaccaaaaaaaaaaaaaaaaaaaaaaaaaaaaaggcaagaatcAAGTCAGTATAATTTCATGGGGTCCCCCCCTCCAGTAATTCGCCTAGAGTTTGGCACTCCCTTCGCCGGGAATAACagtctttgttattttattagcAGGATGCCTTGAGACACACGCGGCATCTGGCAGAGGattaacatacatacatgtgtatgtatgcgtcACGTATATATTTACTGCCAATGGTGGGGATCATTTAGTGCCCGAGATGGGAGACCTGAAGTCAGGCTTTGAAGAGGTGGATGGCGTGAGGCTGGGCTACCTCATCATTAAAGGAAAGCAAATGTTTGCCCTCTCCCAAGTCTTCACAGATCTGCTGAAAAACATCCCGAGGACGACCGTGCACAAGCGCATGGATCATCTGAAAGTGAAAAAGCACCAGTGCGATCTGGAGGAGTTGCGGAAACTCAAAGCAATCAACAGCATCGCCTTCCACGCCGCCAAGTGCACGCTCATCTCCCGGGAAGACGTGGAAGCGCTCTACACCTCCTGCAAGACCGAGCGCGTCCTCAGGACCAAACGCCGGCGGGCCGGCGGGGCCCTGGCCTCGCAGGCGGCTCCGGAGCGCGCGCCCGCCGGCCCCCGCGCGGGATTCTGGAAGGACCAGCAGCAACTCTGGCGGGGCCTGAGCGGAGCCGCGCGGCCCCTGCCAATCAGCGCGCAGTCCCGGCGTCCCGGCACCGCCGCCGCGCGCCCCGCCGCCCATCTACCTCAGATTTTCAGCAAGTACCCCGGCTCGCACTACCCGGAAATCGTGCGCTCGCCTAGCAAACCTCCGCTGAACTATGAAGCTGCTCCGCTGCCCGGAAACTACGTCGCCTTCCCCTCGGACCCGGCTTACTTTCGGAGCCTGCTGTGCAGCAAGCACCCGGCCGCCGCCTACTACCAAGCGTCAGCGGCCGGGCCCCAGCCCAAGGCGGCGGCCGGGGGCGCGGGGAGCCTGACGTACCGCTGCCGGCGCAGGCGCGGCGGCGCCCAGGACGGGCTGCTGGCGCCCCACGCCGGCCCGCGgcgcctgctgctgctgcccaggcCCTGCAGAGCcaaagcggcggcggcggcggcggcggcccgggCCTCCTGCCTGGAGAGTTTCCATCTGGTCCACGGCCTCTGCGCGccgccccaccaccaccaccaccaccaccatcaccatcaccaccaccaccaccaccggaCCCAGCCGCCGCCGACCCACCACCCCCCTCACCACCGGCCGCAGCCCCATCTGGGTAGCTTTCCCGAAAGCTGTAGCAGCGACTCCGAGTCCAGCTCCTACTCGGATCATGCGGCCAACGACTCAGACTTTGGCTCCAGTTTGTCCAGCTCCAGCAACTCTGTGTCCtcggaggaagaggaggaaggagaggaagaggaagaggggggcaGCGGGGGCTCAGATTCCAGTGAAATGAGCTCGGAGGAGGAGGACTCGTCCACCGAGTCAGACTCCAGCTCTGGCTCCAGCCAAGTGTCGGTGCAGAGCATCCGCTTCAGGCGCACCAGCTTCTGCAAGCCTCCCAGCGTGCAGGCGCAGGCCAACTTCTTGTACCAtctggccgccgccgccgccaccaaaCCCGCTGCTTTCCAGGACGCCGCTCGACTTCCCGACCTCAAGAACATCGTCAAAGCGGAGTCGCCCGAGGAGTGCAGTCTGCAGAGCTGGGCCCCGAAAGTGTCTCCGGTGTACTGCCCGGCCAGCCTGGGGAGTTGTTTCCCAGAGATAAGGAACGATACGGTGT
This sequence is a window from Jaculus jaculus isolate mJacJac1 chromosome 15, mJacJac1.mat.Y.cur, whole genome shotgun sequence. Protein-coding genes within it:
- the Skida1 gene encoding SKI/DACH domain-containing protein 1; this translates as MGDLKSGFEEVDGVRLGYLIIKGKQMFALSQVFTDLLKNIPRTTVHKRMDHLKVKKHQCDLEELRKLKAINSIAFHAAKCTLISREDVEALYTSCKTERVLRTKRRRAGGALASQAAPERAPAGPRAGFWKDQQQLWRGLSGAARPLPISAQSRRPGTAAARPAAHLPQIFSKYPGSHYPEIVRSPSKPPLNYEAAPLPGNYVAFPSDPAYFRSLLCSKHPAAAYYQASAAGPQPKAAAGGAGSLTYRCRRRRGGAQDGLLAPHAGPRRLLLLPRPCRAKAAAAAAAARASCLESFHLVHGLCAPPHHHHHHHHHHHHHHHHRTQPPPTHHPPHHRPQPHLGSFPESCSSDSESSSYSDHAANDSDFGSSLSSSSNSVSSEEEEEGEEEEEGGSGGSDSSEMSSEEEDSSTESDSSSGSSQVSVQSIRFRRTSFCKPPSVQAQANFLYHLAAAAATKPAAFQDAARLPDLKNIVKAESPEECSLQSWAPKVSPVYCPASLGSCFPEIRNDTVSEITYPYSEISSTVRRTDLTINCLAEGANSPSPKTNNTFPQQRILREARKCLLTTPTSLGADNNTAAARFLNNISSSAAENSEKKAKIPHCPEFATDLPSSQTDPEVGAAATKAENSCSDTGEQTLPFLHNIKIKVEDSSVNEEYEPDLITNKLKWECNDTKGEFYSVTENKEEDALLTTAKEGFASPEKETPSLNPLAHNQGLSCTLGSPKPEDGEYKFGARVRKNYRTLVLGKRPVLQTPPVKPNLKSARSPRPTGKTEIHEGTLDDFTIINRRKKVASNVASAVKRPFNFMANFPCPPSLIIGKDGDLWPAYSLNTTKDSQPPHKAHPIWKWQLGGSAIPLPPSHKFRKFNS